From the Enterobacter pseudoroggenkampii genome, the window AGCGTCCCGTCCCGATGATGGTGATGCGCCTGTTTGAACTGCCGGTGCAAATTTCGCTGCCCGTTTATTCACTCGAACGCCCTGCCAATCCGCAGCCGCTGGCCTACCTGGTATTACAGGCGGACTCTTACCGCATGTATAAATTCGTCATGAGCTGGGTGGTTACGTTAGTGACCACTTGCTTACTTATGACGCTTATTCTCAGCGTGGCGCTCACCTGGTGTATTAACCGGCTGATTGTTCATCCGCTGCGCCGTATCGCCCGCGAGCTGAATACGCTTGCGCCGCAGGATCAGATGGGGCATCAGCTTGAGCTACCGCGTCTGCATCATGACGATGAGATAGGCATGCTGGTGCGCAGCTACAACCTCAACCAGCAGCGCATCCAGCGTCAGCAGGATGAGTTAAACAGCAGCGCCACGCGCTTCCCGGTGTCGGAGCTTCCCAATAAAGCCTTCCTGATGGCAATGCTGGAGCAAACCGTTGAGCGCCAGCAAACCACGGCGCTGATGGTTATCGCCTGCGAAACTCTGCAGGACACGGCTGGCGTGCTCAAGGAGAGCCAGCGCGAAATGCTGCTGCTCACCCTGGTGGAAAAGATCAAATCTGTCCTTGCCCCGCGCATGGTGCTGACCCAGGTCAGCGGTTACGATCTGGTAGTGATTGCCAATGGCGTAAAAGAGCCCTGGCATGCAATCACATTAGGTCAGCAAGTACTTACTGTCATTAATGAGCGGTTGCCCATTCAGGGTATCCAGCTTCGCCCGAGCGCCAGCATCGGTATAGCCATGTACTACGGTGATTTAACGGCGGAACAGCTTTATCGTCGCGCCTTCTCGGCGGCGTTTACTGCCCGGCGCAAAGGGAAAAATCAGATCCAGTTCTTCGACCCGGAGCAGATGGAAAAGGCGCAGCAGCGCCTGACGGAAGAGAGCGACATCCTGACCGCGCTGGATAACCGCCAGTTTGCCCTCTGGCTACAGCCGCAAGTGAATTTGCTGACGGGAGAAGTGAAAAGCGCCGAGGCTCTGCTGCGTCTGCAGCAGCCGGATGGTTCATGGGAACTGCCGGAAGGGCTGATTGAGCGCATTGAGTCCTGCGGCCTGATGGTTACCGTCGGCTACTGGGTGCTGGAGGAGTCCTGCCGTCAGCTTGCGGCCTGGCAGGAGCGCGGCGTGACGCTGCCGCTGTCGGTTAACCTGTCTGCCCTGCAGCTTATGCACCCGACCATGGTTTCAGAGATGCTGGAGCTGATCCATCGTTACCGCATCAAGCCAGATACGTTAACCCTGGAAGTGACGGAGAGCAGACGTATTGACGACCCCAATGAGGCGGTCGCGATCCTGAAGCCGCTGCGTAATGCCGGCATTCGCATTGCGCTGGACGATTTTGGCATGGGGTACGCCGGGCTGCGCCAGCTTCAGCACATGAAAACCCTTCCGGTAGATGTGCTCAAAATTGACAAAGCGTTTGTCGACGGTCTGCCGGACGACAGCAGCATGGTGCAGGCGATTATCCAGATGGCGCGCAGTCTCAATCTGCACCTTATTGCCGAGGGGATTGAAACCGACGCGCAACGCGCCTGGCTGGCAGAGGCGGGTGTGGAGAGCGGGCAAGGCTTCCTTTTTGCCCCAGCTGTTCCTTCGGATGTCTTTGAACAACGATACCTTTCTGGTGCTGACGACCCCGCAAAAGTGTAACTTTGTTGCTGGCTTGTGCGAGCCAGCTCAAAGTTCTTAACATTTGTGTTTCAAATTTGAACTGAGTTTATTTCTGTCCTGTTATGTGGGTGTTATTTTAAAGCCGCAGGTTAACCATAACCTTACAAAACCTGTGGTTTTTCTTCCCAAGGACACCTTATGAAAACCTCACTCTTCAAAAGTCTTTATTTCCAGGTCCTGACAGCCATCGCCATCGGTATTCTGCTGGGTCACTATTACCCTGAGCTGGGCGCGCAAATGAAACCGCTTGGCGACGCGTTCGTTAAGCTCATCAAAATGGTCATCGCGCCGGTGATCTTCTGTACGGTAGTCACGGGCATCGCTGGCATGGAAAGCATGAAGGCGGTCGGTCGTACCGGTGCAGTGGCGCTTCTTTATTTCGAAGTGGTCAGTACCCTGGCGCTGATTATCGGTCTGATCATCGTCAACGTGGTGCAGCCAGGCGCGGGGATGAACGTAGACCCCTCAACGCTGGATGCCAAAGCGGTCGCGGTGTATGCCGAGCAGGCGAAGGATCAGGGCGTGGTCGCCTTCCTGCTGGACGTCATCCCTGGCAGCGTCATTGGCGCGTTCGCCAGCGGAAACATCCTCCAGGTTCTGCTGTTCGCCGTGATGTTTGGTTTTGCCCTGCACCGTCTGGGCAGCAAAGGCCAGCTTATCTTTAACGTGATCGAAAGCTTCTCGCAGGTCATTTTCGGCATCATCAATATGATCATGCGCCTGGCGCCAATCGGTGCCTTCGGTGCGATGGCCTTCACCATCGGTAAATATGGCGTCGGCACGCTGGTGCAGTTGGGTCAGCTGATTATCTGCTTCTATATTACCTGTATCCTTTTCGTGGTGGTGGTGCTGGGCTCCATCGCCCGCGCGACAGGTTTCAACATCTTCAAATTTATCCGTTACATCCGCGAAGAACTGCTGATTGTTCTGGGGACCTCCTCTTCAGAATCGGCGCTGCCGCGTATGCTCGACAAGATGGAGAAACTCGGGTGCCGTAAATCGGTGGTCGGGCTGGTGATCCCGACGGGCTACTCCTTCAACCTGGACGGTACCTCGATATACCTGACGATGGCGGCCGTATTTATCGCTCAGGCGACCAACAGCCATATGGATATTTTCCATCAGATTACCCTGCTGGTGGTGCTCCTGCTCTCCTCTAAAGGTGCGGCAGGCGTAACGGGCAGCGGCTTTATCGTGCTGGCAGCCACCATTTCTGCTGTGGGTCACCTGCCGGTGGCGGGTCTGGCGTTGATTCTGGGTATTGACCGCTTCATGTCTGAGGCGCGTGCGTTAACCAACCTGGTGGGTAACGGCGTGGCAACGGTGGTGGTGGCGAAATGGGTGAAAGAGCTGGATCACAAAAAGCTCGACGATACTCTGAATAATCGTTCAACTGACAGCAAAAATCCTGGCTTATCCTCTTAAACTTGCCACAAATGCCCGTATTCCCTTGTGGGGATGCGGGCTCCTGCGCATAATAACTGTTCATACCTGTCATAATTCGACAAGATTTTTTTTGGGTATATTTC encodes:
- the hmsP gene encoding biofilm formation regulator HmsP, with amino-acid sequence MRVSRSLTIKQMAMVSAVTMLFVLLFCVILLFHSVQQNRYNTASQLESIARSVRGPLSASILKGDIPEAETILKRIQPAGVVSRADVVLPNQFQALRMSFIPERPVPMMVMRLFELPVQISLPVYSLERPANPQPLAYLVLQADSYRMYKFVMSWVVTLVTTCLLMTLILSVALTWCINRLIVHPLRRIARELNTLAPQDQMGHQLELPRLHHDDEIGMLVRSYNLNQQRIQRQQDELNSSATRFPVSELPNKAFLMAMLEQTVERQQTTALMVIACETLQDTAGVLKESQREMLLLTLVEKIKSVLAPRMVLTQVSGYDLVVIANGVKEPWHAITLGQQVLTVINERLPIQGIQLRPSASIGIAMYYGDLTAEQLYRRAFSAAFTARRKGKNQIQFFDPEQMEKAQQRLTEESDILTALDNRQFALWLQPQVNLLTGEVKSAEALLRLQQPDGSWELPEGLIERIESCGLMVTVGYWVLEESCRQLAAWQERGVTLPLSVNLSALQLMHPTMVSEMLELIHRYRIKPDTLTLEVTESRRIDDPNEAVAILKPLRNAGIRIALDDFGMGYAGLRQLQHMKTLPVDVLKIDKAFVDGLPDDSSMVQAIIQMARSLNLHLIAEGIETDAQRAWLAEAGVESGQGFLFAPAVPSDVFEQRYLSGADDPAKV
- a CDS encoding dicarboxylate/amino acid:cation symporter, producing the protein MKTSLFKSLYFQVLTAIAIGILLGHYYPELGAQMKPLGDAFVKLIKMVIAPVIFCTVVTGIAGMESMKAVGRTGAVALLYFEVVSTLALIIGLIIVNVVQPGAGMNVDPSTLDAKAVAVYAEQAKDQGVVAFLLDVIPGSVIGAFASGNILQVLLFAVMFGFALHRLGSKGQLIFNVIESFSQVIFGIINMIMRLAPIGAFGAMAFTIGKYGVGTLVQLGQLIICFYITCILFVVVVLGSIARATGFNIFKFIRYIREELLIVLGTSSSESALPRMLDKMEKLGCRKSVVGLVIPTGYSFNLDGTSIYLTMAAVFIAQATNSHMDIFHQITLLVVLLLSSKGAAGVTGSGFIVLAATISAVGHLPVAGLALILGIDRFMSEARALTNLVGNGVATVVVAKWVKELDHKKLDDTLNNRSTDSKNPGLSS